GTCGAAGGCTTGTAACGAAAATCCAAACTAAATTATAGCAAGCACGGTTGTTTGTTAACAAGAGAGAGGCAAGTGAAAAGAGAATGTTGTGAAGAAGCTATGGGTAAGACAGAGCCTTTGGAACCATTATTTATGCTCCACTCTATTAGGTTACTTTACTCCGTGATATCATTGAGCTGAGTAAATTTGCATACTAATGATCGACAAGGCATTCAATTTGTTAATATGACGAAACTACATTTTGGGCGCCAAATTACAGCACATACCCTATAAAAGAAAGTAACTGAATGTTCAAATAACATGTTTTGTTGATGTAAGACACACCAATTGTGTCAATAGTGACGACGGTAAGGCTTTAAACTGTTTTAAAGCGGCAGGTGCAACAGCAGTGGGTGTACATGTTCATGGGAATTGAGATTGATATGCCTGCAATCCATTAGGCCGAGTGTAACACCACCCTGCAACCGAATCGTTCTAAGGTCGAGGTTATGTAACGAAACCCGCGGAGTGGAGAAAAGCAACATTGGAAACGCTTTAGAAAATGCCAACACACAATTCCTGAAGGGGAACCAAGTTTAAGAAGTCAGCTCGGAAATTAATTAGTGATTCGAGAATCAAACTTTATATAGTGTGTGTAACTTTAGAAGCCGAGTTTATACCAAAGCAACGTCAACGCTAATGGTTTCTCAAAATACAACGAAAATATCAGTGACCATATAATGACGTCTCGACGTTCGATTCTCGCCTCATATACTGAATTTCGTTTATCGTGTATTTTTagtgttctttattttcaacaaaacatcCGACGAAGCTTTACCTTGCGGGGACCCTTTTATTTTCCTCTGGAAGATAGTGAAAAGGAAATATTTCAATGTTCGTCCCACTTTGAAATAAATcggcaaaaaatatgaaaaataacgaTATCCTTGGCATATTCGAGGATGCAAAATGTAGACGAAGCCTAAAGGATTCCACTacagtttcattcattattcAAGGGGCTTATTTTCACCGGGGAATCGGGAGTTATTAGAATCAAATTCTCTTCTTCCCTCAATCATGCTAATGGTATATTATCGGTGATATTTTCAACTTATGACCGAGTTTTTCCGCCATTCTCAGGTATAATATCATTGGAAGATGATGTAGAGGTGAAAGCTATAGCGTGAATAGGTTAATAAGACGGTTGTTTTGCCCTTTCGTATGAAAAGTTTCGTATTTGTCTTTGGAAATTATCTTCAAACGTCTCTACCGGCTAGAGCAGAACTGACGCCATGGTGTGTATTTCAAGCCAGACTGCGATGGTTAAGAAGGAATTCGATGAATATTTTCTCATGGATCTTTAAAATGGATTGTAATGTAAGATGTCCAGCCATTGTAAGATCACGAGTGGTTGTTAGATTTTCCTTTGTATGAACTTATTACTTATCGAGATTGCACAAGacctaaaaataaaaaggttacAAATATCGGTGTAGAGGTATATCTAGAAAGTCTTTGTTGATACAAGTTGCCTTTAAGATGATTGTTGATTAATGAAGTAGGCTTGCTAGGTGTGGGCGTGGGAGGCGCAATAGCTCAGTAATAgggcgggggtttcggattccggtgacccggattcgattcccacttggtgcgctcgTGCCCTTttgtaaggcattaatcctcattaccaggtctaTCGGAGAGGACTTTAATTCGTCGGTCCTCTGATTACTTGCTttcaagcattcatgctttctttatagcaatcaggtaaaaatcaccaccatcaccattcaTCCTAATCAGTATGTTTAGATTGATGAGAAAGATAAATCTAAGATCATAATTATGGGAGTATGAAACCTGCTGCTACAATGATGACAAGTGCTCCATTGGCTTAATTCAGGAGATGGTTGCAGCCACTCAAATGAAACTTGCTCAAAACCAACCGATAGTATGTCATTGAATATGTTGGATATACAAGTAATAGCTTTGGTCGGACTGGAGTTACTTTCGTTGGTGTGACAGTAAGTTAACAATTAACCCTGCCCGTACCGTAACATAAGCCCTAGCCTTGACAGTGTGGAACATGTTGAAGGTGTTGTGTTCTTTCTTCATTTACCGTCTAAGGGACAGGGGTTATAAACCACTACACAGCTTTCCCATGTAAGTCGTTGATtaggggaccgtttcatcagcaattttgtccgacaagttgtcaggtctgacatctttccttgattatgattggctgaaaggcactgttaccatagtaactgccTGATAAAACAGTACTTATCGGTAAAagcgtctgacaagtcctttcattaaAAACACTCTCCAGATGACTGAAGATCACACTGATGACATGGTTTATAATTGTGTTTACCAACAAGCCTAGAGGATGGAACAGTAGTTAATAATATCCATTGGTCATCACACCCCCGTTCAGGATCAGGGTTGTGTTGCAAACCCTCAACTATTGACAAGCAAGGGACCTGACGATCATAATTCGATCACCATACTTCTAAATGATCCTGATAGCCTCTGGGGTTTACTTGGAAGTCCGTTCGCACTGCACTTCAACCATGGTGTTGGGTTATTCGGTTCTCGGATCTGTTGGCTCTCTGTACCACGGATCGAATAGTATGCCAAAATCAATTTGCTGTTATGCCACTCCGCCATTGTGACTCGATATCTAGTTCCACTGCGGTCGATCCGCTGATAATGATCTTTCACGAAGATGAAAACAGGTACATAACGATCTTAGAGAGTTTTGGAAAGTAGCGTACGCGATAATCTAAGCAACGTTTGAGGTGTATATGGGGGTTAAGGCTTAACTGCTTTAGTATACCGTAACCCTCGAAAGGGCAATTCTGTTTGAAGGTCACAAAGGCTACTAAGAACATCAGGCTATCTGAATATTGTATAAGAAATCATCGTTGCAGTCGGGTAAATTTGCAAATTGATCCTACACAGTGTGATATGTGGTCTTTGATTGGTAAAGAACCTGATAAATCGGGAGTGGATCTTTGTTAGATGTGAAATCATTTTCAACATATTactgtaaaaatgctgtaaAAATTAAGCTTGTTGTTTAAGCCTATATTACTATTACAGTTATAAGTTTCAAGGAACTTGTTTAAACGCTTTGACATACTCTTTAAAAGTTGTTTAAATCAACTTATTGTTTGAGTGACGGGCTTGAACAAAGTGctgatttgttttcttctgtgtGTGCTGTTAAAAAGGACGAAAGCTTGGAAAACTTATTCTTCATAATGAGTAAAACTCTACTTTATTTACACGTTGACGTGTGTTTTTACATGATAATACCGAGGTTACCTGCCCTGCAAGTGGTATTTACACAAATTATCACATCAGTTAATGAATGACGCGCATTATACTACTTCTCGCGAGCCTCCTTGCATTTTATTACAGGTCTCTTCGGCTATAGTTCACACACCACTAATATGTCATTTTCGAACGCATCCTGGATATACAATTTGATTTCCGGTTCATGTATGTTGTGATAGAATTACACTGGTTCACGGCATGTCACAATCTAAGGTAGATTTCATGGTTGATTTCTTGGCGGGACATGAGATGGTTGAAATTTACTTGAAGACCGGAAACGCCACACTGGACGGGTTCTCGCTTGACCACCCCCTCTGGGCATTCAAGGGCATATTGAAACTAAGTTCCTCTTTTCATCCATGAactcccctttctctcttcatctttctctctttccctctgtCTCAGCCCATATTTCTCCTGCCACATGTCTGCCCCGTCTCCCTATTCGATCTCGGTATGTCTAACTTAAAACAAGCTCTCTCACTCACACACTATATAACTCTGTGTCTATCTCCTATTTCTGATTCTCATACACACACCCGAATACACGCACACCCACACATACGCCCATCCACCCCCACATACTGCCTCCAGTGCATCACATTCCCTATTCTCCGTATGCACCTATTTCAGTAAATACATTTGGACCGAGATTCTTTATAATTTAAAAAGTTGAGAAACTGAAATTTGACATCGTggaatttttaatatatttcctACATTCTGCCATATACATCAAGTAACATTTCTCATCCCTTCAACTTGCATTTCATTTAGAAAGTAGAATTTCACTCTGAATGTAACTGAACTACTGAAAATACATCATGGATGAAAATTAAGTTAAAGGACCATTGTTTCAAATTGCTTCGTTGGACTTCAAAAGCGTCGCTTGTCTTAGCGTGGCAGTACTCAATGTAAAAAACAATTGCTGCCATACGCATAATACTACTACGAGGGTTCTATGGTATCATATTTGATCCAGGTTGTCACTCGACAATCATTTTCGTTTAACCCCTAAATGATCAAATCGATCAATCATGCTTAACAATGTCTTCCTCAAGGGCAGTGCATTATGGTTTGATCATGTGATATTCGTGTATTGAGTGCGATCGGACTTttaacaattacaattgatatgCTGCTGAACTCATCACGTTTTACGAGCAGTTTGCCTTTGTATCATCATGAGTTGAGACTGCAGTTAAATTTATCACGAATTATTTTAACGGCATCATAATGTGAATATGATAATGGTACTtcaaaacatgtattttttttcgaaaaaatcatgattgtaacagtaaaaaaaataaaaagaaaatattataaaataattataaaaattcaGACCGCACAACGACTACTACTGGTAATTCCTCGTTGAGTGGTAATATTCGTGGTAAAGAACAATTACTATTGGTgcaatgaatattaattttaatcCTCATCTTGTCGGCCTTTTCTGCACTTCCTCACATATGTCACAATTACATGGGCTTGATATTACTGCTGATGCGAATTATACGTTTAAaagtttcattcttttttctaaATAGCTTCCACAATGCTGCCCTTCTCTTCTCACttctttcattataattaccatAATTGAGGTAGCCGATGTCCAGTTACTTTTCCCAAGTGCGACTCACTGGGGGCGTGATCAAAGTGAATGCATATACCAGgtttatgattattatgtacACACTGATTTGATCCAATATTAGTTCAGCTTTGGGGAATTAATGTATCACCCTGGTCAGTCATATAGTGAATAAATATTGGAGTGCgtgaatatacatattttcGTTCTTATTccttttaatattatttttagaataatatttttctttataatggGTGTCCCTCTCGACTGAACAAATCGACCCATCTATTCTGCATATTTGGATGTGGAAATTGCTTACCTCCTGTAGCTTTTTTCCTGCatcattcttttaaaatttttgttgaAGTAAcatttctttatgttttcatttgttttattcctTCATCAACCGtcaataacatttattttaaaataattattgtaaaaaagGCCTTAAAACGGACATACTAATTGCTGAGGCTTTTTCACGATTTTGTGGTATCaaatcactactactactactactactactactactattactactactactactactactactactactactactactactactactactactactactactactactacttctactaatactactattactgcttCTACTTTGTCCACTACTGCTAGTTGGAATAGTGGTATTAACATTAATATCATTGGtgtcatcattatcgtcattgTCATTTTAGTGTAATCATTGTCAACTCATTGCCTACTGGAAGAGGGTACTTCTCGTACAAAGCctatgtgaatttcaaatttcagtAGTCAGCGGGTTAATTACCTTTCGAACTCTTTCTATTTGTTAAATTCACTACATTTAGCATTCATCTATTCCATTTATTTTGGtctacttctttttctttatgttttccaaaatataaaacaaaacgaaaaaaaatgagagtttATTCCTTGGTGAATGACGATAACACATGGGCCTCCTGTCTGAATCAGATTGTCATAAGGCAACGTACTTCAAGAAATCCGATGCCTTCAGATTCAAGAGATTCGGCGTCTTCAagacaagaaaatgaaatctCCGGGACATCGAAACTTCTCGATATTTAACGTTCGTGCTGCTCAATGCCCGAATTTGGCTTCTTCTTTTGTCATTTGGAGGATGGTCCTTCGGTTATTCCATATTAAGAAGGATTTTGATACCTGGCTTTTGTTTGCGGTTATCATTGATTTAAGGTAAATTGTACGTCACCCTATGTGTCATGATTTTACATGTTCTCTTTTTATGCTTTTGTGGATGTTGCAAGGATGTTGCTTCCTTTCTTTTTAGCTCATCTCCTGAAATACCCattgttttttctctcttttttgctCTTCGtattcttctcttttttgttgatattatttcATCGTTCAAGTCCAGGGGATTATTTTCTGCTCTCCAAAATGTTTGTTCTTCATATGTTATACATCCGTCTACATTATGTATTAAACACAGTTATTCCtatactaatgatgatgataataataataatgataaaatttataattacaataattataataataacaataattacaatTTATCTTTGAAATCGCCAAAAATAGAATACATGTGTTCTGTTCGAcaaatatttcaattgactCGATTTGCTCCCATTTTTGATGGGATAATTGATTAATATTGGTAGATCATCTCAAAGCTGTGATTAATCGTAAATGATAATGACTTTTTGCTGACCGCTGCCCAGGATTTATTTTGAGTCTAGTAAGGAATTCATTGGTATTAAATAATAAACGCCTGTTCCCAGGATCATGAATATTGAGATCGATGTGATATCTTCTACATTCCTACACCCGCCTCGATCTGCAAACACACGCACAAACGGGTGCGCACACACTCCGTTGTGAACCATTTGcgataatgaaaagaaaatgtttacGCATTTCTAGTAACCAGATACAGGTTTCATAAACAAGTTATAGTAGGATGTCCGGGGAAACCTTCCACAAACAGTTgcgggaaaaaaaaacaaggacaACCTTTTTTGAGAGAATACGAACAGAAATTGACATATATCATTTGAAGATTAATTGGGAAAAGGATGAAACAAATTATTAGAAGCAAACGTAGTAAAAGAGGATGAAACAGCTTAAGTATTTCTCCTGAagtaaaggagaaatatattcaGTGTTCCTTTGTACACAATTGATCACTTTCGACCGAATGTTCATCCATTGGTTAACCATTCTCCACCAGACCTGAAATTAATTGCAATGATAAAACGAGGAATGGTTTTCCACTCCCTtgaattcttttgaatgaaCTTTTAATAAACATTGCTATAAAACGGTTCATTGAATAGTTCGCATTAAAAATTGACTATAAAATATTCGACgattaaaataacaaataacaacTTTTTATGATACATTGGGAGCTTGACAAACACTCATAATAACAGTTATAATTGTGATTGTACTTTGGACAAGAAATGGATGATATCCCTAAGCCCTAACAGTTTAAAACCCATTCCGAGTTCATTGGGTCATATCGCCTAAGGAGCTAGTGCACTTATCTTCCCATGATTCACATAATCGTTCAGTCATcgaaatacaaaattaaaagagGGCGccatgctgaaaattttgacaaagatGCAAATGAAAGTTGAACTTACTTCACAGAACGAGCTATTATTCCTTTAACAAATATCTTTAATGACATAGGAATGATATTCGACATATATCATTCAATGAAACTTATCAGAATCTTTGCACCCCTATCGTATATCGTAACTGAAGGATTAAAGATGCAATTTGTTGTAACGTCATTTAAAAgtatttcatgttcatttcaTCCCATAGTTCTAGGTACCGAGCATGTTTTGGCTACTGGTTTATATTCTGTATGTTAAATCTAATCACGAAGCACGATCAGGCCATTCTTTATGAAAAACCGGTTACCAAAAGATTTATATTCTGAACCTCATATGGCATGTCGGACTAGAGGCGGACCAAACCTTCCTCACACAATAAGGACTTAAAATCCAATTTGGTTACTTTCCCCCTCTGCAATTATGAATCAAGCGCGTCACTGAGGGAAGctttatatagaaaatgatatCGCCATTAAGGAGGGGTGAATTAGATTCGATAGCTTTTACAGAGCACTTCGCAGAATGAGGCATGCTTTGTCATTACTGCATGGTgacacaaaataattattatcgcCAGTCTAATGATTTATTTCAGAGTGGTATCACAACAAGGCGGTAATATCACACTATCATCTATGTAAGAATGCAGAGATCTTTAGTCAAGGTGTTGATTGGCAATTTGTATGATAAAACAAAGTTGAAAGTCAGGTCTTTGGGTGTAGTATGAAAAGTATAATACCGATCAcaatttattgatttgtttgtaaatatttttcgagtttaGGCTTCAGAGGCATTTGTTAATACTAACAAGATGTGCTCCTCTATAGTCCGCATTCTCATCCCTTTTTCCCtaatcaacaccatcatcaccatcgtcgttgtcatcaccatcatcatcgtcatcatcatcatcgtcatcatcaccatcatcatcatcatcttcatcatcatcatcatcaccattgttattatcatcctcctcctcctcatcatcatcaacgtcttcttcttcatcatcacttcaattgttatcatcatcaatggTGAAGAACTACATATGTACCGTTTACAACgcctccatcatcatcaagccTAATCGCTCATAATTGCGTTCTCCTGCATTCCTTTAAATAATCttgttttgaaaaatgtatATGTTGATATTCAATTACACTCTTTATACTATAcgaaactattattattttgttatatgtattacccttgtatattgtatatatgtattttgtaattcTGATACTGATGTGaatgcataaaaaaataaaatcaaaatcaaatcaaaatggtCAGTCACATCGACCAGAACCTGACCTATCACTGCCATCACTGCCACCAGCACGATCAACATAAGCACTACCATTACCACCAGCACCaacttcttctgcttcttcttctccttttttatcCATCGTAATCATCATCTTTTTCTACAATATACCATTTGCATGGTCCGGGTCCGACAAGTTATTATATAGATCTGACAACTTCTCTTGATTTTTGATATGCTGAAAACACTTTTGCTGTTATCTATCGGGTAAGACGGGCTGTATCGGACAAAACGTCCGCCAAGCCCTTTCATTAACACTCCACTTTTCTcgtgttttttttacttcttcatcttcatcatcatctctcaTACAACCATTCTACCCTTCAATGTTTGGGCTAGATAATGCTCTCGACGGTCAAGGGGAACCCGTAATACGTTTCACAAAACATCGAAGACCACTGACCTGTTATATACACATCTGTCCCTTATCATTCCCTAATCATATTGAATTATGTTTCTTATAGGCTGAGTCAATAATAAGTAATAACGACCGGCGCTTACCTCGCTTGGTATATGATCATACAAGTTATCGCTTTAGAGTTTCTCCCCAACCCAACTGCAATGTGTTTTATCCTACTTCTGATTGGTTTTGAGCGTCcatatgattttgtttaatACCAGTCTTGTCTGCACTATtcttaccccggctttagctcgagccaCCACTTTATCAGCAGCGCCCATGACATTCGATGAATGGATTCTACAGGGTGCCCATACACGTCACCTTGGTCGAGTGTTGCACAGTATACATGTGCATGATTTGTTAGACATCCAAAATACAATTTGTTAAAGATTGATCAATTGTGTTGCAAACATTGTTTCTTACAATTTGTTATGTAAATATGATGGTTTATAGTTATATTCTGGTTTGCTTATTATGTAATCAGGCATCTATGAAGTCATAATTGGTGTAGGTAAGCAGATTGACAACTGACCGGGTTTATGGCGAACTATTAAACAATGTACAATCCAAATATAAGAATacctaaaaacaaaacaaaacaataatctTTAAtagatattaaagaaaaaagatcaAGAGTGATCTAGGATTGAAATAGTGACAAATACTAAATGTtataacagaaaaaataataccaaaaagagtaatgatgatataaaaagataaaatagacTTATGTAACACCCCCTTTCAAATACTTCGAATTGCGACTATCGTTATTGATTATTATCCCAACTAAGGGCAATGTATATAAAAAGTAGCATATCAAATTAATACTTACTTATTTTAAAGAAGAACAATTAAATTACAATATTTGTGGGTCTTGAACGTTAATGtggaaaaatatttaagaaagaATGATTTCCTCAAGACGTATTTTGTCCGTTCCCCCCGAGACATTGTATATtcctatcaaaatatgaaattcaaatttcaagtcTTAGGAAGTGCCCCAAGGATTCTACTTGCCGTTTGACttgaatatcatatttttactgTCTCCTGACAAACAGACGTAGAATCCTACCCGGGAGATATTCAAAACCATGGTATTGGCAATGGTATTAAAACTGGAGGCGGTATTGTAACCATTGTTTGGCGCCCTCTGCGTTCATTATTCATGACGTCCCGAGTGCTACCCACGGTCCACGCAAGAGAATACAAAATAGCaatttcaatttagttttgCTAACCCATTTCTCAATGTAATTGTTTGACATCTGCGCCTGGGGCAAGGCTAACCCCTGTCTAGTCTTTCTTCAACGCGGCGGTCACGTGGGACGTAAAATTGGAAATACGATATTGGGTGGATCGGTAGCTACATGCGTAATCGGAAAATGGGATGCTAATTCAAATCTTTTCATCACTTCATCCTTGTTTGTCCAGACCTTTCTCAATATTCGAGTTGGGACACAACGGcatttattttccatgaaaATTGCTCCCCATTCCAAAGAGAATTCGTTATGTATTTGAGAGTGGTTTTATAATATTCACCCCTACGATAACGATATTAATCCATGACGTAACAAAAGAAACCCTGTACATCGAGTGACGGGTGATTTTGTGCTTTTCTTTCCATACCAGCATCTTGTCAGTGAGATCCAACGCCATATATCCACCTGCCAATTCTTCAATTATGAGGCATTACATTACTACCCTCCACGTGTATTTTGGattgtgtatatacatgtaatgttattatcattatcacctgGAAATCacttatatttgtttgtttctccCCATCATCTTTCGCTTTCCCATATACCCCTACCAATCTGTTTATCCTTATACTCTTATAATCCTTTGATATGTTTGGTTGTCTACCGAACTTCTTCTTTCTAATTATCTACCTCCTCCCCAATCCCCTTTCTCGCTGTGCAGGTACTTATAAGATGGATTTCAAGTTCTGGGCATCTCTGTCCATTATATGCATATTGATGAACTACTGTCAAATATGTGAAGGCAGACCTAAACCAAGAAATTGTATGTaagtatataaatgtacatCTTTATTTGATAATGTAAAGTGcgcccccccaaacaaaaaaaaaataaaaaatcgaaaGCGAGAATTATCAAAGAATTATTATAACTTTACCACAATACTATAGACAAACGGTCTGCCATTTTAAAAGCTTAGGGCATCTTCTTTCATATGGTATAGCTGCAATGATTCCTCATTCAAGagttcaaaattaatttcaaagaattaaacaaaaaaggcCCTTGCCAGACGGTGAAATtgctatatatataatatagatGCCAAGTTTACGCTTACCAAACGCTCTTTAAATGAGAATATGCATTTATGGGAACGGCGTGATTTTAGTGCTTGTCCTCCCGATCACATTGCACCGATAGGTCAGCGGAGTTTCAGTAGGGATTGGACCACAAtcatagagggcgctatttatataaaaaaaaagggggggtgcAGCTGCTGCTGCTGCACATATTTGGGTTTTAAAATATGTACTTCCAGCTCCCAACATGTCGGGCCTTCCTGATATGATAAAACATGCCTCTCTTTAACTTCGTATGAAAAGTCATGCTGCTGCTCTCAATTTATCATGGCTTGGACAGTTTATGACCTGAATTATGAATGGATAAAATGGGTTcggacaaacaaaatattttaatggaATCATAGCCGAGCTGTATGATAAATATAAGGATAAATGGGAATACGTGATACTTACCAATGTTTAATGTTCATCTCAATTGTCTTTATTTTATCCCAAGTatgcattttttctttccttctcacAAGGGGTCTTATCAAGCAAAAAGGCTGCAAGTACAACAACATTGGACTTTCAAAAAGATTAGTCgatgaaattatgaaaaggtAAGGCACAGTAGTTGTTCATGGTGCATTCCTTCCAAAATTCATCCATCCTTCTTCCTTTGGACCTTCTCACTGCCTTCGTTTTTGCTGGTCgacataaataattattttagacACTTTGATGAGGAAGTTTTCCCACACTTGATCAGCAAGAATAGGCATCGTTATCAAATTATTGTATTCAGTCATTTTTTCCACAAATCATATTGTCCAACCAGAATCAAACAATAGTCATAATGACTAATAAAAAACTACATCGtatcattttcatataaataattcaTGTTTATCATTTCCATCTTTTGATAATGAttctagtaataataataataataatgataataatgacaatgtaTTAATACTaaatactactagtactactactaataatgatgataataataatatctatAATAGAATAATAATGTTAAACATCAACATCCATATACTTTATAGGGCTTCATACAACGCTTTTAAGCGCTGCATTTTTTGGTACAGTCCGTCATTCTGTCTTTCGTTTTTTCCCTCAATTTTCCTCCATTTCATAGAACGGAAACCAACGGAGCAAATACACAAGAAGACTGGGAAAGGGAATTACAAACGGAAGATGAGCCAGAACTCAAAGAAGAACAACTCTTCGCTGACAGGGCGCCCGCTAACGACTGGCAGGGTTTAGATGAGGACACGCAGGCCTTTCTGGACACGAGAGAGCAAGAGATTGAAGAGCTGAGGACGAAAGAACTAAAACTGCTTCTAATCAGGGCTATGCTAGACGATCTTGATAATGAACATTTCGATGATGTGTAGTCATGGCAACCATGTGGCATCAATGTATGCGAATCGTTTAAGGCCCATTTGAATAATATTTGGGACACCCATTTATGATCTCAGTTGAGATCGCAATATCGCTtaacataacaaaacaaaaaagtgtgCGTTCCGTATGGCGGTTACTCGAAGTAATTAAGCATGtactaaactagttttaaaaGAAGCGGGAAAGTGAGAGCTACTCGGTAAAGGTGAAGTTTGACTGACAAGATTAACTCGATCGCCTTGTTTACAACTTGGTATCTTCTAATATT
This Lytechinus pictus isolate F3 Inbred chromosome 9, Lp3.0, whole genome shotgun sequence DNA region includes the following protein-coding sequences:
- the LOC129268659 gene encoding uncharacterized protein LOC129268659, with the translated sequence MDFKFWASLSIICILMNYCQICEGRPKPRNCMGLIKQKGCKYNNIGLSKRLVDEIMKRTETNGANTQEDWERELQTEDEPELKEEQLFADRAPANDWQGLDEDTQAFLDTREQEIEELRTKELKLLLIRAMLDDLDNEHFDDV